In a single window of the Dehalococcoidia bacterium genome:
- a CDS encoding NADH-quinone oxidoreductase subunit J: MEVLFGVFAALAFIAALRLVYATNSVQTTLAPLIVLLLVGLLFVILSHEFTDTISALHAPQVVFYMVGGLALAGGMGVVFANDLVHAALFLIMTLLMTAGVFVLVSAEFLGLVQILLYGGAVSILIIFALMLTRARETQALRLNGPQWPFALVTGGGLGAVLILMVARVDTWKGLTDTTYKTINDIGNALFDTYALPFEIASLVLIVALVGAIVIARAEETPELPAGQAEQR, from the coding sequence ATGGAAGTCTTGTTCGGCGTGTTCGCCGCGCTCGCGTTCATCGCCGCGCTGCGCCTGGTCTACGCCACCAACTCGGTGCAGACGACGCTGGCGCCGCTGATTGTGCTGCTGCTCGTCGGGCTGCTGTTCGTGATCCTCTCGCACGAGTTCACGGACACGATCTCCGCGCTGCACGCGCCGCAGGTCGTCTTCTATATGGTAGGCGGCCTGGCGCTGGCAGGCGGCATGGGCGTCGTGTTCGCCAATGACCTGGTGCACGCGGCGCTCTTCCTGATCATGACGCTGCTGATGACGGCCGGCGTCTTCGTGCTCGTCTCCGCCGAGTTCCTGGGCCTGGTGCAGATCCTGCTCTACGGCGGCGCCGTCTCCATCCTGATCATCTTCGCGCTGATGCTGACGCGGGCGCGCGAGACGCAGGCGCTGCGCCTGAACGGGCCGCAGTGGCCGTTTGCGCTGGTCACCGGCGGCGGCCTCGGCGCGGTGCTGATCCTGATGGTCGCCCGCGTCGACACGTGGAAGGGCCTGACCGACACCACCTACAAGACGATCAACGACATCGGCAACGCCCTGTTCGACACCTACGCGCTGCCGTTTGAGATCGCCTCGCTGGTGCTGATCGTGGCGCTGGTGGGCGCGATCGTGATCGCCCGCGCCGAGGAGACGCCGGAGCTGCCCGCCGGCCAGGCGGAGCAACGCTGA
- the nuoL gene encoding NADH-quinone oxidoreductase subunit L, with translation MLLPMPLPASALRFRREHPTAWDWQVAVAGTIVLGIVAAITAVILGLKSFSVYSAWLLPALCGGAFVILALVRNYLPRKGDWVGIFAITAAFTAFFFLLHDYLTRTAGGPLAGFDNSFDWLNVGNFGLRVGFFVDPIALVMLAVVTTVALMVNIYSTGYMHGEARYGWFFAVLSLFAAAMMTLVLADNFLLMYVCWELVGVCSFLLIGFYIERRSAVEAAKKAFVTTRAGDVGFLIGIILFWRATGTFDVQTIITAAVNHTNGLSGGYLTVATLFLFLGAMGKSAQVPFQVWLPDAMEGPTPVSALIHAATMVVAGIYLVARTLPIFEAAQGATTVVLIIGVVTALMAALIAIVQTDLKKVIAYSTISNLGFMMAALGAGALTGAMFHLMTHAFFKALLFLGAGSVIHATGTQEMPEMGGLAPKMKITFITFLVAGLANAGIPPLAGFWSKDEVLKSVFDHQNAIYLVLLLLWVLLSGIYTLRMIILTFFGRPRVRHIYNHAHESPPSMLLPLIALGLLSIAAGWVAFEGIGKALGFPGGIGRFVIPFGAEGEVLSINGGLAVGATIAGLLGFFVAGYYWWGLGERAARVAAHFPDLYDLLRHKFYFDEMYQAIIDRVVLGFGRVISWFDRQVVNDTGVDGSADITGFTGYELKLSETGKIPNYALAIAGGVVVLAIIAFATQGVV, from the coding sequence GTGCTGCTGCCGATGCCCTTGCCCGCATCCGCCCTCCGCTTTCGGCGCGAGCATCCCACGGCGTGGGACTGGCAGGTCGCCGTTGCCGGCACGATCGTGCTCGGCATCGTCGCGGCGATCACGGCCGTCATCCTCGGCCTGAAGAGCTTCAGCGTCTACAGCGCCTGGCTGCTGCCGGCGCTGTGCGGCGGCGCCTTCGTGATCCTTGCGCTGGTGCGCAACTACCTGCCGCGCAAGGGCGACTGGGTCGGCATCTTCGCCATCACCGCCGCCTTCACGGCGTTCTTCTTCCTGCTGCACGACTACCTGACACGCACCGCCGGCGGCCCGCTCGCCGGCTTCGATAACTCCTTCGACTGGCTGAACGTCGGCAACTTCGGCCTGCGCGTCGGCTTCTTCGTCGACCCGATCGCGCTCGTGATGCTGGCCGTGGTCACGACGGTCGCGCTGATGGTCAACATCTACTCCACCGGCTACATGCACGGCGAGGCGCGCTATGGCTGGTTCTTCGCCGTGCTCTCGCTGTTCGCCGCGGCGATGATGACGCTGGTCCTGGCCGACAACTTCCTCTTGATGTACGTCTGCTGGGAGCTGGTCGGCGTTTGCTCCTTCCTGCTGATCGGCTTCTACATCGAGCGGCGCTCGGCGGTCGAGGCGGCGAAGAAAGCGTTCGTCACCACCCGCGCCGGCGACGTCGGCTTTTTGATCGGCATCATCCTCTTCTGGCGCGCCACCGGCACCTTCGACGTGCAGACGATCATCACCGCCGCCGTCAACCATACCAACGGCCTCAGCGGCGGCTACCTCACCGTCGCCACGCTCTTCCTCTTCCTCGGCGCGATGGGCAAGTCGGCGCAGGTGCCCTTCCAGGTCTGGCTGCCGGACGCGATGGAAGGCCCCACGCCCGTCTCGGCCCTGATCCACGCGGCGACGATGGTCGTGGCCGGCATCTATCTGGTCGCCCGCACGTTGCCGATCTTCGAGGCGGCGCAGGGTGCGACGACCGTGGTGCTGATTATCGGCGTGGTCACGGCGCTGATGGCTGCGCTGATCGCGATCGTGCAGACCGACCTGAAGAAGGTCATCGCCTACTCCACGATCAGCAATTTGGGCTTCATGATGGCGGCGCTGGGCGCCGGCGCCCTCACCGGCGCCATGTTCCACCTGATGACGCACGCCTTCTTCAAGGCGCTGCTCTTTTTGGGCGCCGGCTCCGTGATCCACGCCACCGGCACGCAGGAGATGCCCGAGATGGGCGGCCTGGCGCCGAAGATGAAGATCACCTTCATCACCTTCCTCGTCGCCGGGCTGGCGAACGCCGGTATTCCGCCGCTGGCCGGCTTCTGGTCGAAGGACGAGGTGCTGAAGAGCGTCTTCGACCACCAGAACGCGATCTACCTGGTTCTGCTGCTGCTCTGGGTGCTGCTCTCCGGCATCTACACGCTGCGCATGATCATCCTCACCTTCTTCGGCAGGCCGCGCGTGCGCCACATCTACAACCACGCGCATGAGTCGCCGCCCAGCATGCTGCTGCCGCTGATCGCACTTGGCCTGCTCTCGATCGCGGCCGGCTGGGTGGCCTTCGAGGGGATCGGCAAGGCGCTCGGCTTCCCCGGCGGCATCGGCCGGTTCGTCATCCCGTTCGGCGCCGAGGGCGAGGTGCTCAGCATCAATGGCGGCCTGGCCGTGGGCGCGACGATCGCCGGCCTGCTGGGCTTCTTCGTCGCCGGCTACTACTGGTGGGGGCTGGGTGAGCGGGCCGCGCGGGTGGCGGCGCACTTCCCCGATCTCTACGACCTGCTGCGCCACAAGTTCTACTTCGACGAGATGTACCAGGCGATCATCGACCGCGTGGTGCTCGGCTTCGGCCGCGTGATCTCGTGGTTCGACCGCCAGGTGGTGAACGACACCGGCGTGGACGGCTCGGCCGACATCACCGGCTTCACCGGCTACGAGTTGAAGCTGAGCGAGACGGGCAAGATTCCCAACTACGCGCTGGCGATCGCGGGCGGCGTGGTGGTGCTGGCGATCATCGCCTTTGCGACGCAGGGCGTTGTCTAG
- a CDS encoding MFS transporter, which translates to MARIAVVDRQPQRSGAGRGRGLILFALCLAAYIISVDVTIVNVTLPTIVRKLSATTTDLQWVVDAYNLVFAALVLAAGSLGDRIGRKRTLLAGLGVFAAASLAGSLSQSAHQLIAARAVMGLGAALIFPATLSLLANVFTERKERARAIGFWGATTGLGVATGPIVGGWLLEHYWWGSVFLFLVPVAGLVAALIAWAVPPSRDPATPPLDWRGFLLSATGMAVLVLGVIEAPDWGWGSARTLSALAGGLALLAAFVVAERRIAQPMLDVDLFRNLRFTAASGSVTIAFFALQGFVFLITQYFQFVKGYSPLGTGVRLLPVAISLAAGSVLGTRLAVRFGNKAIVGAGLLLFSAGLLWSASGSSTTSYTTIAAQMLALGTGMGLTSAPATEAIMGVVSKEKAGVGSAVNDATRLFGGTLGVAVIGSVSASLYTSRLGSTLPSGLSPAAVAAARGSIGGALVAAHNIAQAGLALPAQRLSDAATNAFLHSLAGGCLVAGAVAAGGAVLALALLPSRPGVAGAAPQAAPLQLAAEPVELLEELDRAAS; encoded by the coding sequence ATGGCACGGATTGCAGTTGTGGACCGGCAGCCGCAGCGGAGCGGCGCCGGGCGCGGCCGCGGGCTGATCCTCTTCGCCCTCTGCCTCGCGGCCTACATTATCAGTGTGGACGTGACGATCGTGAACGTCACGCTGCCGACGATCGTGCGGAAGCTCTCCGCCACCACCACCGATCTGCAGTGGGTCGTCGATGCCTACAACCTGGTCTTCGCCGCGCTGGTGCTGGCCGCCGGCAGCCTCGGCGACCGCATCGGCCGCAAGCGCACCCTGCTGGCGGGGCTGGGCGTGTTCGCCGCTGCCAGCCTCGCCGGTTCGCTCAGCCAGTCGGCGCACCAGCTGATCGCCGCCCGCGCGGTGATGGGCCTCGGCGCCGCCCTGATCTTTCCCGCCACCCTCTCGCTGCTCGCCAACGTCTTCACCGAGCGCAAGGAGCGCGCTCGCGCCATCGGCTTCTGGGGCGCGACCACGGGCCTCGGCGTCGCCACCGGCCCGATCGTGGGCGGCTGGCTGCTCGAACATTACTGGTGGGGCAGTGTCTTCCTCTTCCTCGTGCCGGTGGCCGGCCTGGTCGCCGCGCTGATCGCCTGGGCCGTGCCGCCATCGCGCGATCCCGCGACGCCGCCGCTGGACTGGCGCGGCTTCCTGCTCTCCGCGACCGGCATGGCCGTGCTCGTGCTCGGCGTAATCGAGGCGCCCGACTGGGGCTGGGGCTCGGCGCGCACGCTCAGCGCCCTGGCCGGCGGCCTGGCTCTGCTCGCCGCCTTCGTCGTCGCCGAGCGCCGCATCGCGCAGCCGATGCTGGATGTCGACCTTTTCCGCAACCTGCGCTTCACCGCGGCGAGCGGCTCCGTGACGATCGCCTTCTTCGCGCTGCAGGGCTTCGTCTTCCTGATCACGCAGTACTTCCAGTTCGTGAAGGGCTACAGCCCGCTGGGCACCGGCGTGCGCCTCTTGCCGGTCGCCATCTCGCTTGCGGCCGGCTCGGTGCTGGGCACCCGCCTCGCCGTGCGCTTCGGCAACAAGGCGATCGTCGGCGCCGGCCTGCTGCTGTTCAGCGCCGGGCTGCTGTGGTCCGCGAGCGGATCGAGCACGACCTCCTACACCACGATCGCGGCGCAGATGCTGGCGCTCGGCACGGGCATGGGGTTGACCAGCGCGCCGGCGACGGAAGCGATCATGGGCGTCGTCTCCAAGGAGAAGGCGGGCGTCGGCTCCGCCGTCAACGACGCGACGCGGCTGTTCGGCGGCACGCTGGGCGTGGCCGTAATCGGCAGCGTCTCCGCCTCGCTCTACACCAGCCGGCTGGGTTCAACGCTGCCCTCCGGCCTGTCACCGGCTGCGGTCGCCGCGGCCAGGGGATCGATCGGCGGCGCGCTCGTCGCCGCGCACAACATCGCCCAGGCCGGGCTGGCCCTGCCGGCGCAGCGGCTGAGCGATGCGGCCACAAACGCGTTCCTGCACAGCCTCGCCGGCGGCTGCCTGGTCGCCGGCGCGGTCGCCGCGGGCGGCGCCGTGCTGGCGCTGGCGCTGCTGCCCTCCCGTCCGGGAGTGGCCGGCGCCGCGCCGCAAGCAGCGCCGCTGCAGCTTGCGGCCGAGCCGGTCGAGCTACTGGAGGAGCTTGACCGCGCCGCGTCGTGA
- a CDS encoding NADH-quinone oxidoreductase subunit N has protein sequence MNYTLLIPEYCLVGLAFIVIAIELWFPQLRKDIVGYIAALGAAGILAGSFAYARTDESFGGIFQVDHYTLFFRVLFLGAAVFLCILSAQYVRKFLRNGGEYFGVLLLGTAGAIGLAAATELLTAYISLELISFSLYVLIAFAKYDRKSNEAGLKYVLLGAFASAMFLYGVSLVYGVTKTTSYAGIAQNLPASGDLGLLMGIVLILTGIGFKIAAVPFHMATPDAYEGAPLPITAFLSITSKAAGFALLLRLFSTAFGPRLDEWKWLVAILSAATMTFGNLVAIQQHNIKRLLAYSSIGQVGYLLIGIAAMAPDSASAVLFHLAGYIITNLVVFGAVIAIFNQTGIDEIPDYAGMADRQPFLALVLTIGLFSLSGMPLFAGFFTKFFLFQAGANHDLLWLAGFGVVNSMISLYYYLLVIKQLYLAGDKSPSARVHPSPILVGAIGLLTLGVFFVGLYPMPLVKGTDKAIAPLFPNGSIAQHVGPQHNGSDAQVR, from the coding sequence ATGAACTACACGCTCCTGATCCCCGAGTACTGCCTGGTGGGCCTCGCCTTCATCGTGATCGCGATCGAGCTGTGGTTCCCACAACTCCGTAAGGACATCGTCGGCTACATCGCGGCGCTGGGCGCGGCGGGCATCCTCGCCGGCTCCTTCGCCTACGCGCGGACGGACGAGTCGTTCGGCGGCATCTTCCAGGTCGACCACTACACGCTCTTCTTCCGCGTGCTCTTTCTTGGCGCGGCCGTCTTCCTCTGCATCCTCTCGGCGCAGTACGTGCGCAAGTTTTTGCGCAACGGCGGCGAGTATTTCGGCGTGCTGCTTTTGGGCACGGCGGGCGCGATCGGCCTGGCCGCCGCCACCGAGCTGCTCACCGCCTATATCTCGCTGGAGTTGATCAGCTTCAGCCTCTACGTGCTGATCGCCTTCGCCAAGTACGACCGCAAGTCGAACGAGGCGGGGCTGAAGTACGTGCTGCTCGGCGCCTTCGCCTCGGCTATGTTTCTCTACGGCGTCAGCCTCGTCTACGGCGTGACCAAGACGACCAGCTACGCCGGCATCGCCCAGAACCTGCCCGCAAGCGGCGACCTCGGCCTGCTGATGGGCATCGTGCTGATTCTCACCGGCATCGGCTTCAAGATCGCCGCCGTGCCCTTCCACATGGCCACCCCCGACGCCTACGAGGGCGCGCCGCTGCCGATCACCGCCTTCCTCTCGATCACCTCGAAGGCCGCGGGCTTCGCGCTCTTGCTGCGCCTGTTCAGCACCGCCTTCGGCCCGCGCCTGGACGAGTGGAAGTGGCTGGTGGCGATCCTCTCGGCGGCGACGATGACGTTCGGCAACCTCGTCGCCATCCAGCAGCACAACATCAAGCGGCTGCTCGCCTATTCGAGCATCGGCCAGGTCGGCTACCTGCTGATCGGCATCGCCGCGATGGCGCCGGACTCGGCCAGCGCCGTGCTCTTCCACCTGGCCGGCTACATCATCACCAACCTGGTCGTCTTCGGCGCGGTGATCGCGATCTTCAACCAGACCGGCATCGACGAGATCCCGGACTACGCCGGCATGGCCGACCGCCAGCCGTTCCTGGCTTTAGTGCTGACGATCGGCTTATTCTCGCTGTCCGGTATGCCGCTGTTCGCCGGCTTCTTCACCAAGTTCTTCCTGTTCCAGGCCGGCGCGAACCACGATCTGCTCTGGCTGGCGGGCTTCGGCGTGGTCAACAGCATGATCTCGCTCTACTACTACCTGCTGGTGATCAAGCAGCTCTACCTTGCCGGCGACAAGAGTCCGTCCGCGCGCGTGCACCCGTCGCCGATCCTCGTGGGGGCGATCGGCCTGCTCACGTTGGGCGTCTTCTTCGTCGGTCTTTACCCCATGCCGCTGGTGAAGGGCACGGACAAGGCGATCGCGCCGCTCTTCCCCAACGGCAGCATCGCGCAGCACGTTGGCCCGCAGCACAACGGCAGCGATGCGCAGGTGCGGTAG
- a CDS encoding aldo/keto reductase, protein MKHQVLGASGVRVSRLCLGTATFGVAPLAEECGRLVQRALDLGISFFDTANSYGNQPRFDRPGAPPAAQRASAEELLGRALAGHRAGVVLATKVMEPVGPGPTDRGLSRRHIVQQVEQSLRRLGTDYIDLYYAHHPDPDTPLDQTLRAFDDLVRAGTVRYAALSTFPAWQTAEALGICERLGLHAPVCCQLPYNLAQRGIEREHVPACLRFGLGITVFSPLAGGLLAGMETVRRPIAGSRRWGGTGFTAEQVNLARQLDGLAGAWERPPAQLALAWLLSRPGVTSAIIGPETVAELETNAPAADLQLTPEQLERLDALGRAAP, encoded by the coding sequence GTGAAGCACCAGGTTCTTGGCGCCAGTGGCGTGCGCGTCTCGCGCCTCTGTCTCGGCACGGCCACCTTCGGCGTGGCGCCGCTGGCGGAGGAGTGCGGGCGGCTGGTGCAGCGGGCGCTCGACCTCGGCATCAGCTTCTTCGACACCGCCAACTCCTACGGCAATCAGCCGCGCTTCGACCGGCCGGGGGCGCCGCCCGCGGCACAGCGCGCCTCCGCCGAGGAGCTGCTCGGCCGGGCGCTGGCGGGGCATCGCGCCGGGGTGGTGCTGGCGACGAAGGTGATGGAGCCGGTCGGGCCCGGCCCGACCGATCGCGGCCTCTCGCGCCGGCACATCGTGCAGCAGGTCGAGCAGAGCCTGCGGCGGCTGGGCACGGACTATATCGATCTTTACTACGCACACCACCCGGACCCGGACACGCCGCTCGATCAGACGCTGCGCGCCTTCGACGACCTGGTGCGCGCCGGCACAGTCCGCTACGCCGCGCTCTCCACCTTTCCCGCCTGGCAGACGGCCGAGGCGCTGGGGATCTGCGAGCGGCTGGGACTGCACGCGCCGGTCTGCTGCCAGTTGCCCTACAACCTGGCCCAGCGCGGCATCGAGCGCGAGCACGTGCCCGCCTGCCTGCGCTTCGGCCTCGGCATCACCGTCTTCAGCCCGCTCGCCGGCGGCCTGCTGGCCGGCATGGAAACGGTCCGGCGGCCGATCGCCGGCAGCCGGCGCTGGGGTGGCACGGGCTTCACCGCGGAACAGGTCAACCTCGCGCGGCAGCTCGACGGCCTGGCCGGCGCATGGGAACGCCCGCCGGCGCAGCTCGCGCTCGCCTGGCTGCTCTCCCGCCCCGGCGTGACCAGCGCGATCATCGGCCCGGAGACGGTTGCCGAGCTGGAAACGAACGCGCCCGCCGCCGATCTTCAGCTCACGCCCGAGCAGCTTGAGCGGCTCGACGCGCTCGGCCGCGCCGCGCCCTGA
- a CDS encoding helix-turn-helix domain-containing protein: protein MSCPIARTLDVVGEWWTLLIIRDALVGARRFDEFRQSGIADNILSARLDLLVREGILERRAYQLHPPRHEYLLTDKGYDLLPVVVSLGMWGLKWTEGPKDPPRFLHRRCDGEVTPNFLCAGCGETVQPREIRVERARWMAAPAAAPAGG, encoded by the coding sequence ATGTCGTGTCCCATCGCCCGCACGCTGGACGTCGTGGGCGAGTGGTGGACGTTGCTGATCATCCGCGACGCGCTGGTCGGCGCCCGCCGCTTCGACGAGTTCCGCCAGTCGGGCATCGCGGACAACATCCTCAGCGCGCGGCTCGACCTGCTGGTGCGCGAGGGCATTCTTGAGCGGCGGGCCTACCAGCTGCACCCGCCGCGCCACGAGTACCTGCTGACCGACAAGGGCTACGACCTGCTGCCGGTCGTCGTCAGCCTCGGCATGTGGGGGCTGAAGTGGACGGAGGGGCCGAAGGATCCCCCGCGCTTCCTGCACCGCCGCTGCGACGGCGAGGTGACGCCGAACTTTCTCTGCGCCGGCTGCGGCGAGACGGTGCAGCCGCGCGAGATCCGCGTCGAGCGCGCCAGGTGGATGGCAGCGCCCGCCGCGGCGCCGGCCGGCGGCTGA
- a CDS encoding 4Fe-4S dicluster domain-containing protein: MIGLLKSMGTTLTTTLRRPVTTQYPEVHKPIPERERAFPLLLWDENVAEPFCTGCQACERACPVDCMTVTMRDNPKQKAGESKRRKIVDTFWIDYGRCMRCNICIEVCNFDAIAMNNTWSGHELSVTDREELVMDLDELLAKSKAGEVTAWVPAG, encoded by the coding sequence GTGATTGGCCTGCTCAAGAGCATGGGCACGACGCTGACGACGACGCTGCGTCGCCCGGTGACGACCCAATACCCCGAAGTGCATAAGCCGATTCCCGAGCGCGAGCGCGCCTTCCCGCTGCTGCTCTGGGACGAGAACGTGGCCGAGCCGTTCTGCACCGGCTGCCAGGCCTGCGAACGGGCCTGCCCCGTGGACTGCATGACGGTGACGATGCGCGACAACCCCAAGCAGAAGGCGGGCGAGAGCAAGCGGCGCAAGATCGTGGATACGTTCTGGATCGACTACGGCCGCTGCATGCGCTGCAACATCTGCATCGAGGTTTGCAACTTCGACGCGATCGCGATGAACAACACCTGGAGCGGGCACGAGCTGTCCGTCACCGACCGCGAAGAGCTGGTGATGGACCTGGACGAGCTGCTCGCCAAGTCGAAGGCGGGTGAGGTCACGGCCTGGGTGCCGGCCGGCTAG
- a CDS encoding NADH-quinone oxidoreductase subunit M, protein MAGGVLLALVLVPWGAALVLTAVPGRMINVVRTVAVLAALAMFVLALLTFIAYNISDGGIQGELRWDWLSNAAFLGNNGITLHLGVDGIAAPLILLNGIVTLAGTWVSFKIDYRNKDFFILLFVLSSGVFGTFVSLDLFFFFFFYELAVLPMYLLIVVWGSGPAPYGANRDKTYGGMKLTMMLVAASVAIFIAIIAIFNEAGAGTFDLPTLWKHAYSPGFQKTFFPFIMIGCGVLAGLWPFHGWSPDGHAAAPTAVSMLHAGVLMKLGAFGILRLGIQMFPDGARFWMPALMVLGTTAALYGAFSATVQRDWKLMTGFSSVSHMGYVLMGLATLNPIGVNGAVLQMFSHGVMTALFFAMIGSVYDQAHTRDLRAFGGLIHKMPRFVAFFTLAGFASLGLPLLSGFVAEFNIFVGTFKTYPLFGALGVFSALITATYILRMFSFAFFGPFNVRWSGLRDLLPMETMAGGLLAGAIVFMGLWPSPFVDRIAQGLRGIPAICPNGQCSVGLGAGNVKPHAPPGAPPVSWLIEHRRATLGQESAL, encoded by the coding sequence ATGGCTGGGGGAGTGCTGCTGGCGCTCGTGCTGGTGCCGTGGGGTGCGGCCCTTGTGCTGACGGCCGTGCCGGGGCGCATGATCAACGTCGTGCGCACGGTTGCTGTGCTCGCGGCGCTGGCGATGTTCGTGCTGGCGCTGCTCACCTTCATCGCCTACAACATCTCCGACGGCGGTATCCAGGGCGAGCTGCGCTGGGACTGGCTCTCCAACGCCGCCTTTCTGGGCAATAACGGCATCACGCTGCACCTCGGCGTGGACGGCATCGCCGCGCCGCTGATCCTGCTCAACGGCATCGTCACCCTGGCGGGCACCTGGGTCTCGTTCAAGATCGACTACCGCAACAAAGACTTCTTCATCCTGCTCTTCGTGCTGTCGTCGGGCGTGTTCGGCACGTTCGTCTCGCTGGATCTGTTCTTCTTCTTCTTCTTCTACGAGCTGGCCGTGCTGCCGATGTACCTGCTGATCGTGGTCTGGGGCAGCGGCCCCGCGCCCTACGGCGCCAACCGCGACAAGACCTACGGCGGCATGAAGCTGACGATGATGCTGGTCGCCGCCTCGGTGGCGATCTTCATCGCCATCATCGCGATCTTCAACGAGGCCGGCGCCGGCACCTTCGACCTGCCCACGCTGTGGAAGCACGCCTACTCGCCCGGCTTCCAGAAGACCTTCTTCCCCTTCATCATGATCGGCTGCGGCGTGCTGGCCGGACTCTGGCCCTTCCACGGCTGGTCGCCGGACGGCCACGCGGCGGCGCCCACGGCCGTCTCCATGCTGCACGCCGGCGTGCTGATGAAGCTGGGCGCCTTCGGTATCCTGCGCCTGGGCATCCAGATGTTCCCCGACGGCGCCCGCTTCTGGATGCCCGCGCTGATGGTGCTGGGCACCACGGCCGCGCTCTACGGCGCCTTCTCCGCCACGGTGCAGCGCGACTGGAAGCTGATGACCGGCTTCTCCAGCGTCAGCCACATGGGCTACGTGCTGATGGGCCTGGCCACGCTGAACCCGATCGGCGTCAACGGCGCCGTCTTGCAGATGTTCAGCCACGGCGTGATGACGGCGCTCTTCTTCGCCATGATCGGCTCCGTCTACGACCAGGCGCACACGCGCGATCTGCGCGCCTTTGGCGGCCTGATCCACAAGATGCCGCGCTTCGTCGCCTTCTTCACTTTAGCCGGCTTCGCCTCGCTCGGCTTACCCTTACTCTCCGGCTTTGTGGCGGAGTTCAACATCTTCGTCGGTACGTTTAAGACCTATCCGCTGTTCGGCGCCCTCGGCGTCTTCTCGGCGCTGATCACGGCGACCTACATCCTGCGCATGTTCAGCTTCGCCTTCTTCGGACCGTTCAACGTGCGCTGGTCCGGTCTGCGCGACCTGCTGCCGATGGAGACGATGGCCGGCGGGCTGCTGGCGGGGGCGATCGTCTTCATGGGCCTCTGGCCCAGCCCCTTCGTCGACCGCATCGCCCAGGGGCTGCGCGGCATCCCGGCGATCTGCCCCAACGGCCAGTGCTCGGTCGGCCTGGGCGCCGGCAATGTCAAGCCACACGCGCCGCCGGGCGCGCCGCCGGTCTCCTGGCTGATCGAGCATCGCCGCGCCACGCTGGGACAGGAGTCCGCGCTATGA
- the nuoK gene encoding NADH-quinone oxidoreductase subunit NuoK codes for MIPLQQVLVLSALLFSLGVYGVLARRNAVLILMSVELMLNAVNINFIAFAVYLAPDKVVGLVFAIFVIVVAAAEAGLALAIILRVYRNERTANVDEVDLLKW; via the coding sequence ATGATCCCGTTGCAACAGGTGCTGGTGCTGAGCGCCCTGCTCTTCTCGCTCGGCGTATACGGCGTGCTGGCCCGCCGCAACGCGGTGCTGATCCTGATGTCCGTCGAGTTGATGCTGAACGCGGTCAACATCAACTTCATCGCCTTCGCCGTCTATCTGGCGCCCGACAAAGTCGTCGGGCTCGTCTTCGCGATCTTCGTGATCGTGGTGGCCGCGGCGGAGGCGGGCCTCGCGCTGGCGATCATCCTGCGCGTCTACCGCAACGAACGCACGGCCAACGTGGACGAGGTCGATCTGCTCAAGTGGTAG